A single window of Achromobacter xylosoxidans DNA harbors:
- a CDS encoding GNAT family N-acetyltransferase: MITMTAAFLGEIDRQARSHYDEGAGLALRPLDPAADAALLRQWFAMDYARFWSMQTFTEAQVREFYEALTDSGHAGAWLGSHDGRPAFLVECYDPAHDQVGEHYPVRPGDLGMHIFIGPPRVRIPNFSRNVLAFVMRFMFDRLQARRVVVEPDSNNSKIHALNLAMGFVYAGQARFREKTASIAFCTRQQFEQAQLQESSL; this comes from the coding sequence ATGATCACCATGACCGCCGCCTTCCTGGGCGAGATCGACCGCCAGGCGCGCAGCCACTATGACGAGGGCGCGGGCCTGGCGCTGCGGCCGCTCGATCCCGCCGCCGATGCCGCGCTGCTGCGCCAGTGGTTCGCGATGGACTACGCCCGTTTCTGGTCGATGCAGACCTTCACCGAAGCGCAGGTGCGCGAGTTCTACGAAGCGCTGACCGACAGCGGCCACGCCGGCGCCTGGCTCGGCAGCCACGACGGCCGCCCCGCTTTCCTGGTCGAGTGCTACGACCCCGCCCACGACCAGGTCGGCGAGCACTACCCGGTGCGCCCCGGCGACCTCGGCATGCACATCTTCATCGGCCCGCCGCGCGTGCGCATCCCGAATTTCAGCCGCAACGTGCTGGCCTTCGTGATGCGCTTCATGTTCGACCGCCTCCAGGCCCGGCGCGTGGTGGTGGAACCCGACAGCAACAACAGCAAGATCCATGCGCTCAACCTGGCCATGGGTTTTGTCTACGCCGGCCAGGCGCGTTTTCGCGAGAAGACCGCCAGCATCGCCTTCTGCACCCGGCAGCAATTTGAACAGGCCCAACTCCAGGAGTCTTCCCTATGA